One region of Dysidea avara chromosome 1, odDysAvar1.4, whole genome shotgun sequence genomic DNA includes:
- the LOC136261547 gene encoding protein mesh-like, translated as MNLAMKSLALLNIFLLFKDVLCIPLADFYPFGEGGPDAAVGRNDDGSSPLITLSSNFPFFDENFRNIYVNTNGVISFTTSISQYTPDSFPLFGSQELIAPYWADVDTTGTGVIWYRETTDPDLLERADSEIRQAFPTLIRYASEFLFIATWDRVGYYNSATDRTNTFQAILATDGLQSFVIFLYADGEIQWTTGDASGGSGGLGGTPAQVGFNAGDGLRYAAIPQSQTSEIINIASTSNIGSPGVWVFRTDEDAVVIAGCSDLYVPGPIRENGTEIEVTTISVIPFPRYGSVLGGTLIQVFGPCFDALVNSSITCHFDEIQTRGLYADEDYIVCVLPSLEVVGRVGFKITVPDLLIESEKVTFYSLDTENADMVSSDADEDQFYVSEDTVTVLWDSDMLLPAALVEDIEVSVNIDLILIDTESGDVDVLFNLAESVPNDGIYDVTIPEYDDISSVLIQISLAEIVAPSTIPSYLRELFNELKGKVKQWSKVVTISGSNFLRELCMEWSEE; from the exons ATGAACTTAGCAATGAAGTCCTTAGCTCTGCTCAATATATTTTTGCTGTTTAAAGACGTATTATGCATCCCGTTGGCCGATTTTTATCCGTTTGGTGAAGGGGGACCTGATGCTGCAGTTGGAAGGAATGATGACGGATCATCACCGCTGATCACGTTGAGTTCAAACTTTCCTTTCTTTGATGAAAACTTCAGGAACATTTAT GTGAACACTAATGGAGTAATCAGTTTCACGACTAGTATTTCTCAATACACACCAGATTCGTTTCCTTTGTTTGGGTCTCAAGAACTCATAGCGCCATACTGGGCTGATGTCGACACTACGGGAACTGGTGTAATATGGTATAGAGAGACTACTGATCCAGACTTACTTGAAAGAGCTGACAGTGAAATTAGACAAGCATTCCCCACTTTAATAAGGTATGCATCAGAATTTCTCTTCATTGCTACTTGGGACCGTGTTGGATACTACAACTCGGCAACAGACAGG ACAAACACATTTCAAGCTATACTTGCAACTGATGGGCTTCAGTCTTTTGTAATATTCTTGTATGCTGATGGTGAAATTCAGTGGACAACTGGTGATGCTTCTGGTGGCAGTGGAGGATTAGGTGGTACTCCAGCTCAAGTTGGGTTCAATGCTGGAGATGGGCTACGTTATGCTGCTATTCCTCAATCTCAAACTAGTGAAATTATTAACATTGCATCAACCAGCAATATCGGTTCACCTGGGGTGTGGGTGTTTAGGACAGATGAGGATGCTGTTGTAATAGCAGGATGTAGTGATTTATATGTACCTGGTCCCATTAGAGAGAATG GAACAGAGATAGAAGTTACCACGATTTCAGTAATACCATTTCCCCGTTATGGTAGCGTTCTGGGAGGAACATTAATACAAGTGTTTGGGCCGTGTTTTGATGCTCTTGTGAACAGCTCCATAACTTGTCACTTTGATGAAATACAAACAAGAGGTCTATATGCTGACGAAGATTACATAGTTTGTGTTTTGCCATCATTGGAAGTTGTTGGAAGAGTTGGTTTTAAAATAACTGTCCCAGATTTACTAATAGAATCAGAAAAAGTTACTTTCTATTCAT TGGATACAGAAAATGCTGACATGGTTTCATCTGATGCAGACGAGGATCAGTTTTATGTTTCAGAAGACACTGTCACTGTTCTGTGGGACTCTGATATGCTACTACCAGCTGCCCTAGTAGAAGATATTGAAGTATCAGTGAATATTGATCTCATTTTAATTGATACAGAATCTGGCGATGTTGATGTTCTTTTTAACCTTGCAGAAAGTGTTCCAAATGATGGCATCTATGATGTTACTATTCCTGAATATGATGACATCTCAAGTGTTCTGATTCAAATTTCTCTTGCAGAAATTGTCGCTCCTTCAACCATACCTAGTTATTTACGAGAACTGTTTAATGAACTAAAAGGAAAAGTTAAGCAATGGTCCAAAGTTGTTACAATCTCAGGATCAAATTTTCTTAGGGAATTGTGTATGGAGTGGTCTGAAGAGTAG